The Equus caballus isolate H_3958 breed thoroughbred chromosome 12, TB-T2T, whole genome shotgun sequence genome contains a region encoding:
- the LOC138916439 gene encoding ral guanine nucleotide dissociation stimulator-like isoform X3 has protein sequence MSRLEWREQAPPLLSSCLCTSELNPTLENWETEAHRQVVPQKFGKDKTHQSFLSLTLQEGMMRHPADTSQRWAWALDTSTVDKRSFPRLWTVHNTPLERLVAHLVPAFLLCDTTFIHSFLLTYTDVATTQEVLDEFFNSYRFILFCRVDDAPTRLWKKALAFILGTWMESYPQDFFQPPHFPSLRRVLAFLAFSMPGSQVEHQARLLLSQLLHPEPSEAESQAPAPEKDPKPDEHRPPAPTLVPTAPQSHRSTSSAAATSSLSPDCSSSNGKTIHVLPATSLSPWTMAPPLNSAPSPLPPVH, from the exons ATGTCACGCCTAGAATGGAGGGAGCAGGCACCACCTTTGCTGAGCTCATGCTTATGCACTTCTGAACTGAATCCCACACTGGagaattgggaaactgaggcccatagaCAG GTCGTTCCTCAGAAGTTTGGAAAGGACAAGACACATCAGTCCTTCCTCTCCCTGACTCTACAGGAAGGAATGATGCGGCACCCGGCTGACACAAGCCAGCGCTGGGCctgg GCTCTCGACACATCCACAGTGGACAAGAGATCGTTTCCCCGGCTGTGGACGGTTCACAACACTCCACTCGAGCGTCTGGTGGCTCACCTTGTGCCCGCCTTCCTGCTGTGTGACACCACTTTTATCCACAGCTTCCTGTTGACATACACAGATGTGGCCACCACACAAGAGGTGCTAGATGAGTTCTTTAATAG TTACAGATTCATCCTCTTTTGTAGAGTGGACGACGCGCCCACCCGCCTATGGAAAAA GGCCTTGGCCTTCATTCTTGGCACGTGGATGGAATCCTATCCCCAGGACTTTTTCCAGCCCCCACACTTTCCCAGCTTGAGAAGGGTATTGGCCTTCCTTGCGTTCAGCATGCCAGGCTCGCAGGTGGAGCATCAAGCTCGCCTTCTCCTTTCACAGTTGCTGCACCCTGAGCCCAGCGAGGCAGAGAGTCAGG CACCAGCTCCTGAGAAAGATCCCAAGCCAGATGAACATCGCCCCCCTGCTCCAACTCTAGTGCCCACCGCACCTCAGAGCCACAGATCGACGTCCAGCGCCGCAGCCACCTCGAGTCTCAGCCCGGATTGCTCTTCAAGCAATGGAAAGACCATTCACGTCCTCCCAGCAACGAGCCTCAGCCCCTGGACCATGGCCCCACCACTGAATTCTGCCCCTTCCCCTTTACCACCAGTTCATTAA
- the LOC138916439 gene encoding ral guanine nucleotide dissociation stimulator-like isoform X4: MAREEVVPQKFGKDKTHQSFLSLTLQEGMMRHPADTSQRWAWALDTSTVDKRSFPRLWTVHNTPLERLVAHLVPAFLLCDTTFIHSFLLTYTDVATTQEVLDEFFNSYRFILFCRVDDAPTRLWKKALAFILGTWMESYPQDFFQPPHFPSLRRVLAFLAFSMPGSQVEHQARLLLSQLLHPEPSEAESQAPAPEKDPKPDEHRPPAPTLVPTAPQSHRSTSSAAATSSLSPDCSSSNGKTIHVLPATSLSPWTMAPPLNSAPSPLPPVH, encoded by the exons ATGGCCAGAGAGGAG GTCGTTCCTCAGAAGTTTGGAAAGGACAAGACACATCAGTCCTTCCTCTCCCTGACTCTACAGGAAGGAATGATGCGGCACCCGGCTGACACAAGCCAGCGCTGGGCctgg GCTCTCGACACATCCACAGTGGACAAGAGATCGTTTCCCCGGCTGTGGACGGTTCACAACACTCCACTCGAGCGTCTGGTGGCTCACCTTGTGCCCGCCTTCCTGCTGTGTGACACCACTTTTATCCACAGCTTCCTGTTGACATACACAGATGTGGCCACCACACAAGAGGTGCTAGATGAGTTCTTTAATAG TTACAGATTCATCCTCTTTTGTAGAGTGGACGACGCGCCCACCCGCCTATGGAAAAA GGCCTTGGCCTTCATTCTTGGCACGTGGATGGAATCCTATCCCCAGGACTTTTTCCAGCCCCCACACTTTCCCAGCTTGAGAAGGGTATTGGCCTTCCTTGCGTTCAGCATGCCAGGCTCGCAGGTGGAGCATCAAGCTCGCCTTCTCCTTTCACAGTTGCTGCACCCTGAGCCCAGCGAGGCAGAGAGTCAGG CACCAGCTCCTGAGAAAGATCCCAAGCCAGATGAACATCGCCCCCCTGCTCCAACTCTAGTGCCCACCGCACCTCAGAGCCACAGATCGACGTCCAGCGCCGCAGCCACCTCGAGTCTCAGCCCGGATTGCTCTTCAAGCAATGGAAAGACCATTCACGTCCTCCCAGCAACGAGCCTCAGCCCCTGGACCATGGCCCCACCACTGAATTCTGCCCCTTCCCCTTTACCACCAGTTCATTAA
- the LOC138916439 gene encoding ral guanine nucleotide dissociation stimulator-like isoform X7: protein MFSCCILPYHVYGPQKTWSHNLFTRFKGWLTSHTPHLWPFARRSSKVVPQKFGKDKTHQSFLSLTLQEGMMRHPADTSQRWAWALDTSTVDKRSFPRLWTVHNTPLERLVAHLVPAFLLCDTTFIHSFLLTYTDVATTQEVLDEFFNSYRFILFCRVDDAPTRLWKNTSS from the exons ATGTTTTCCTGCTGTATCCTGCCTTACCACGTCTATGGTCCCCAGAAGACCTGGAGCCATAACCTTTTTACTCGTTTTAAAGGGTGGCTCACCTCTCATACGCCACACCTATGGCCATTTGCCAGGAGGTCATCAAAG GTCGTTCCTCAGAAGTTTGGAAAGGACAAGACACATCAGTCCTTCCTCTCCCTGACTCTACAGGAAGGAATGATGCGGCACCCGGCTGACACAAGCCAGCGCTGGGCctgg GCTCTCGACACATCCACAGTGGACAAGAGATCGTTTCCCCGGCTGTGGACGGTTCACAACACTCCACTCGAGCGTCTGGTGGCTCACCTTGTGCCCGCCTTCCTGCTGTGTGACACCACTTTTATCCACAGCTTCCTGTTGACATACACAGATGTGGCCACCACACAAGAGGTGCTAGATGAGTTCTTTAATAG TTACAGATTCATCCTCTTTTGTAGAGTGGACGACGCGCCCACCCGCCTATGGAAAAA CACCAGCTCCTGA
- the LOC138916439 gene encoding ral guanine nucleotide dissociation stimulator-like isoform X6, producing the protein MMRHPADTSQRWAWALDTSTVDKRSFPRLWTVHNTPLERLVAHLVPAFLLCDTTFIHSFLLTYTDVATTQEVLDEFFNSYRFILFCRVDDAPTRLWKKALAFILGTWMESYPQDFFQPPHFPSLRRVLAFLAFSMPGSQVEHQARLLLSQLLHPEPSEAESQAPAPEKDPKPDEHRPPAPTLVPTAPQSHRSTSSAAATSSLSPDCSSSNGKTIHVLPATSLSPWTMAPPLNSAPSPLPPVH; encoded by the exons ATGATGCGGCACCCGGCTGACACAAGCCAGCGCTGGGCctgg GCTCTCGACACATCCACAGTGGACAAGAGATCGTTTCCCCGGCTGTGGACGGTTCACAACACTCCACTCGAGCGTCTGGTGGCTCACCTTGTGCCCGCCTTCCTGCTGTGTGACACCACTTTTATCCACAGCTTCCTGTTGACATACACAGATGTGGCCACCACACAAGAGGTGCTAGATGAGTTCTTTAATAG TTACAGATTCATCCTCTTTTGTAGAGTGGACGACGCGCCCACCCGCCTATGGAAAAA GGCCTTGGCCTTCATTCTTGGCACGTGGATGGAATCCTATCCCCAGGACTTTTTCCAGCCCCCACACTTTCCCAGCTTGAGAAGGGTATTGGCCTTCCTTGCGTTCAGCATGCCAGGCTCGCAGGTGGAGCATCAAGCTCGCCTTCTCCTTTCACAGTTGCTGCACCCTGAGCCCAGCGAGGCAGAGAGTCAGG CACCAGCTCCTGAGAAAGATCCCAAGCCAGATGAACATCGCCCCCCTGCTCCAACTCTAGTGCCCACCGCACCTCAGAGCCACAGATCGACGTCCAGCGCCGCAGCCACCTCGAGTCTCAGCCCGGATTGCTCTTCAAGCAATGGAAAGACCATTCACGTCCTCCCAGCAACGAGCCTCAGCCCCTGGACCATGGCCCCACCACTGAATTCTGCCCCTTCCCCTTTACCACCAGTTCATTAA
- the LOC138916439 gene encoding ral guanine nucleotide dissociation stimulator-like isoform X1, giving the protein MFSCCILPYHVYGPQKTWSHNLFTRFKGWLTSHTPHLWPFARRSSKVVPQKFGKDKTHQSFLSLTLQEGMMRHPADTSQRWAWALDTSTVDKRSFPRLWTVHNTPLERLVAHLVPAFLLCDTTFIHSFLLTYTDVATTQEVLDEFFNSYRFILFCRVDDAPTRLWKKALAFILGTWMESYPQDFFQPPHFPSLRRVLAFLAFSMPGSQVEHQARLLLSQLLHPEPSEAESQAPAPEKDPKPDEHRPPAPTLVPTAPQSHRSTSSAAATSSLSPDCSSSNGKTIHVLPATSLSPWTMAPPLNSAPSPLPPVH; this is encoded by the exons ATGTTTTCCTGCTGTATCCTGCCTTACCACGTCTATGGTCCCCAGAAGACCTGGAGCCATAACCTTTTTACTCGTTTTAAAGGGTGGCTCACCTCTCATACGCCACACCTATGGCCATTTGCCAGGAGGTCATCAAAG GTCGTTCCTCAGAAGTTTGGAAAGGACAAGACACATCAGTCCTTCCTCTCCCTGACTCTACAGGAAGGAATGATGCGGCACCCGGCTGACACAAGCCAGCGCTGGGCctgg GCTCTCGACACATCCACAGTGGACAAGAGATCGTTTCCCCGGCTGTGGACGGTTCACAACACTCCACTCGAGCGTCTGGTGGCTCACCTTGTGCCCGCCTTCCTGCTGTGTGACACCACTTTTATCCACAGCTTCCTGTTGACATACACAGATGTGGCCACCACACAAGAGGTGCTAGATGAGTTCTTTAATAG TTACAGATTCATCCTCTTTTGTAGAGTGGACGACGCGCCCACCCGCCTATGGAAAAA GGCCTTGGCCTTCATTCTTGGCACGTGGATGGAATCCTATCCCCAGGACTTTTTCCAGCCCCCACACTTTCCCAGCTTGAGAAGGGTATTGGCCTTCCTTGCGTTCAGCATGCCAGGCTCGCAGGTGGAGCATCAAGCTCGCCTTCTCCTTTCACAGTTGCTGCACCCTGAGCCCAGCGAGGCAGAGAGTCAGG CACCAGCTCCTGAGAAAGATCCCAAGCCAGATGAACATCGCCCCCCTGCTCCAACTCTAGTGCCCACCGCACCTCAGAGCCACAGATCGACGTCCAGCGCCGCAGCCACCTCGAGTCTCAGCCCGGATTGCTCTTCAAGCAATGGAAAGACCATTCACGTCCTCCCAGCAACGAGCCTCAGCCCCTGGACCATGGCCCCACCACTGAATTCTGCCCCTTCCCCTTTACCACCAGTTCATTAA
- the LOC138916436 gene encoding ral guanine nucleotide dissociation stimulator-like yields the protein MFSCCILPYHVYGPQKTRSHNPFTRFKGWLTSHTPHLWPFARRSSKVVPQEFGKDKTHQSFLSLTIQEGMMRHPADTSQRWAWALDASTVVKSPFPRLWTVHDTALDSLVDHLVPAFLLGDTTFIRSFLLTYIAVATTQQVLDEIFNSYRFILFCRVDDAPTRLWKKALAFILGTWMESYPQDFCQPPDFPSLRRVLAFLGCSMPDSQVEHQARLLLSQLLHPEPSEAESQAPAPEKDPKPAEYRPPAPTLVPTTPQSHRPTSSTGAASSLSPDGTSSDGKTIHVLPVTSLSPWNAAPPLISAPSPLPPVH from the exons ATGTTTTCCTGCTGTATCCTGCCTTATCACGTCTATGGTCCCCAGAAGACCCGGAGCCATAACCCTTTTACTCGTTTTAAAGGGTGGCTCACCTCTCATACGCCACACCTATGGCCATTTGCCAGGAGGTCATCAAAG GTCGTTCCTCAGGAGTTTGGAAAGGACAAGACACATCAGTCCTTCCTCTCCCTGACTATACAGGAAGGGATGATGCGGCACCCGGCCGACACAAGCCAGCGCTGGGCctgg GCTCTCGACGCATCCACAGTGGTCAAGAGTCCGTTTCCCCGGCTGTGGACGGTTCACGACACTGCGCTCGATAGTCTCGTGGATCACCTTGTGCCCGCCTTCCTGCTGGGTGACACCACTTTTATCCGCAGCTTCCTGTTGACATACATAGCTGTGGCCACCACACAACAGGTGCTGGATGAGATCTTTAACAG TTACAGATTCATCCTCTTTTGTAGAGTGGACGACGCGCCCACCCGCCTATGGAAAAA GGCCTTGGCCTTCATTCTCGGCACGTGGATGGAATCCTATCCCCAGGACTTTTGCCAGCCCCCAGACTTTCCCAGCTTGAGGAGGGTATTGGCCTTCCTCGGGTGCAGCATGCCAGACTCGCAGGTGGAACATCAAGCTCGCCTTCTGCTTTCACAGTTGCTGCACCCTGAACCCAGCGAGGCAGAGAGTCAGG CACCTGCTCCTGAGAAAGATCCCAAGCCAGCTGAATATCGACCCCCTGCTCCAACTCTAGTGCCCACCACACCTCAGAGCCACAGACCTACGTCCAGCACTGGAGCCGCCTCGAGCCTCAGCCCGGATGGCACTTCAAGCGATGGAAAGACCATTCACGTCCTCCCAGTGACGAGCCTCAGCCCCTGGAATGCCGCCCCACCGCTGATTTCTGCCCCTTCCCCTTTACCTCCTGTtcattaa
- the LOC138916439 gene encoding ral guanine nucleotide dissociation stimulator-like isoform X5 has protein sequence MLPLMLSLSSVPPQALDTSTVDKRSFPRLWTVHNTPLERLVAHLVPAFLLCDTTFIHSFLLTYTDVATTQEVLDEFFNSYRFILFCRVDDAPTRLWKKALAFILGTWMESYPQDFFQPPHFPSLRRVLAFLAFSMPGSQVEHQARLLLSQLLHPEPSEAESQAPAPEKDPKPDEHRPPAPTLVPTAPQSHRSTSSAAATSSLSPDCSSSNGKTIHVLPATSLSPWTMAPPLNSAPSPLPPVH, from the exons ATGCTGCCTCTGATGCTGAGCCTCTCCTCTGTGCCACCCCAGGCTCTCGACACATCCACAGTGGACAAGAGATCGTTTCCCCGGCTGTGGACGGTTCACAACACTCCACTCGAGCGTCTGGTGGCTCACCTTGTGCCCGCCTTCCTGCTGTGTGACACCACTTTTATCCACAGCTTCCTGTTGACATACACAGATGTGGCCACCACACAAGAGGTGCTAGATGAGTTCTTTAATAG TTACAGATTCATCCTCTTTTGTAGAGTGGACGACGCGCCCACCCGCCTATGGAAAAA GGCCTTGGCCTTCATTCTTGGCACGTGGATGGAATCCTATCCCCAGGACTTTTTCCAGCCCCCACACTTTCCCAGCTTGAGAAGGGTATTGGCCTTCCTTGCGTTCAGCATGCCAGGCTCGCAGGTGGAGCATCAAGCTCGCCTTCTCCTTTCACAGTTGCTGCACCCTGAGCCCAGCGAGGCAGAGAGTCAGG CACCAGCTCCTGAGAAAGATCCCAAGCCAGATGAACATCGCCCCCCTGCTCCAACTCTAGTGCCCACCGCACCTCAGAGCCACAGATCGACGTCCAGCGCCGCAGCCACCTCGAGTCTCAGCCCGGATTGCTCTTCAAGCAATGGAAAGACCATTCACGTCCTCCCAGCAACGAGCCTCAGCCCCTGGACCATGGCCCCACCACTGAATTCTGCCCCTTCCCCTTTACCACCAGTTCATTAA
- the LOC138916439 gene encoding ral guanine nucleotide dissociation stimulator-like isoform X2: protein MAPRGRHHGFSRMRNREEGALVSASVSKLGPWLHPDLLRGLWRQVVPQKFGKDKTHQSFLSLTLQEGMMRHPADTSQRWAWALDTSTVDKRSFPRLWTVHNTPLERLVAHLVPAFLLCDTTFIHSFLLTYTDVATTQEVLDEFFNSYRFILFCRVDDAPTRLWKKALAFILGTWMESYPQDFFQPPHFPSLRRVLAFLAFSMPGSQVEHQARLLLSQLLHPEPSEAESQAPAPEKDPKPDEHRPPAPTLVPTAPQSHRSTSSAAATSSLSPDCSSSNGKTIHVLPATSLSPWTMAPPLNSAPSPLPPVH, encoded by the exons ATGGCCCCGCGGGGGAGGCACCATGGCTTCTCCAGGATGAGGAACAGGGAAGAAGGAGCACTTGTGTCTGCGTctgtctcaaagctgggaccctgGCTGCACCCAGACCTTCTCAGAGGCCTGTGGAGACAG GTCGTTCCTCAGAAGTTTGGAAAGGACAAGACACATCAGTCCTTCCTCTCCCTGACTCTACAGGAAGGAATGATGCGGCACCCGGCTGACACAAGCCAGCGCTGGGCctgg GCTCTCGACACATCCACAGTGGACAAGAGATCGTTTCCCCGGCTGTGGACGGTTCACAACACTCCACTCGAGCGTCTGGTGGCTCACCTTGTGCCCGCCTTCCTGCTGTGTGACACCACTTTTATCCACAGCTTCCTGTTGACATACACAGATGTGGCCACCACACAAGAGGTGCTAGATGAGTTCTTTAATAG TTACAGATTCATCCTCTTTTGTAGAGTGGACGACGCGCCCACCCGCCTATGGAAAAA GGCCTTGGCCTTCATTCTTGGCACGTGGATGGAATCCTATCCCCAGGACTTTTTCCAGCCCCCACACTTTCCCAGCTTGAGAAGGGTATTGGCCTTCCTTGCGTTCAGCATGCCAGGCTCGCAGGTGGAGCATCAAGCTCGCCTTCTCCTTTCACAGTTGCTGCACCCTGAGCCCAGCGAGGCAGAGAGTCAGG CACCAGCTCCTGAGAAAGATCCCAAGCCAGATGAACATCGCCCCCCTGCTCCAACTCTAGTGCCCACCGCACCTCAGAGCCACAGATCGACGTCCAGCGCCGCAGCCACCTCGAGTCTCAGCCCGGATTGCTCTTCAAGCAATGGAAAGACCATTCACGTCCTCCCAGCAACGAGCCTCAGCCCCTGGACCATGGCCCCACCACTGAATTCTGCCCCTTCCCCTTTACCACCAGTTCATTAA